In the Leishmania panamensis strain MHOM/PA/94/PSC-1 chromosome 30 sequence genome, one interval contains:
- a CDS encoding hypothetical protein (TriTrypDB/GeneDB-style sysID: LpmP.30.1800), whose amino-acid sequence MSQSSLASSTASEDASASPSTDSCDILPASSLSALTDAEDTAATASVTLSVFTCSSVDGDADAGAPPVLHDSMWSLGAPLVNSSAITTVMAVATDVLYQPPEDLPSLQPLPSTNAVQLRGSTANVAVMEHESGTEALQAVQFVSLSNSHDDPGSLGEALSSTATKIPSSPAFSGLVSDASTLQHGVASSLPTATLAPPAEFSVLFVPTVATDPDRPNDILAPSLAGASLASSDSSSLSQSQERARTTPIVACDSAEATTRVEHLCMGISLPIGESVSSPAICCTTASTGGQSAAHSQPSPPLADLSMSAITPDRKNAVVQLPRVGNAEGGVSGEEALLDSAETHVVFGDTRIAEPTLSLSSVTANRHGGESPQAESGAAFEASTKATPLLTQPADVSEKPTLPTAPASSGLDAARHDRSARKWCAASAESPATPKAANAPPASRKRRRVSLMSPHRQSRLPVEQSESEEKLTEEAEPAPSLSAHPGGGPLLATAVECMSTACAGEGTCKRFTWAQTHAPATVSLAVRASGDDGDQEEKRQVVRVPPGEAHKRDAADVDVGSSSLANERVEPLKDLHKPYDHRARIAYGAQADSTAHPCPRNAPLVTSTGHVGADSDEEASTMSPPQFSVATGASAATGRTTANSLSVSNLTTDSALATSGVNSARSKRSPRNAQGTTSAPRKETVSKVLTKEAVTPAPSLSAPSKPVLNLAGVNVQALLAEGTDPPPLYTRRQRRTRRRSALAEDHPLFAEHRDLWENDPSGRIFPRAPFASDADVLNSLIEWTDSPALVYAQLLWRYVPGLFLRLAMHDGDVTPCVKVEPKVDADTRMKQEKME is encoded by the coding sequence ATGAGTCAGTCGTCATTGGCATCATCCACGGCATCTGAGGatgcgtcggcgtcgccaTCGACCGACAGCTGCGACATTCTTCCTGCTTCGTCGTTGTCAGCACTGACGGATGCGGAGGACACTGCAGCAACTGCATCAGTGACTCTGTCCGTCTTCACGTGCTCTTCTGTTGATGGCGATGCCGACGCCGGTGCGCCACCCGTGCTACACGACAGCATGTGGTCTCTTGGTGCTCCACTAGTCAATTCTTCGGCCATCACAACAGTGATGGCCGTGGCTACTGATGTGCTGTATCAACCCCCCGAAGACTTGCCCAGTCTGCAGCCTCTGCCGAGCACTAACGCGGTCCAGCTGCGCGGATCGACCGCGAATGTGGCTGTCATGGAACACGAGAGCGGTACTGAGGCACTGCAAGCGGTTCAGTTCGTCTCGCTTTCCAACTCGCATGACGATCCTGGGAGCCTGGGTGAGGCCCTATCTTCGACAGCAACGAAGATACCGTCTTCCCCGGCGTTCTCTGGTCTGGTGAGCGATGCGTCGACATTGCAGCACGGAGTTGCAAGTTCGCTGCCCACGGCTACGCTGGCACCGCCAGCAGAATTCTCGGTCCTGTTCGTGCCGACTGTCGCTACGGACCCCGATCGTCCCAATGACATCCTTGCTCCCTCTCTGGCAGGTGCCTCGCTAGCCTCGTCTGACTCTTCGTCCTTATCGCAGTCGCAGGAGAGAGCCAGGACAACGCCCATCGTCGCTTGCGATTCCGCAGAAGCCACCACTAGAGTGGAGCACTTATGTATGGGTATCTCACTGCCTATTGGAGAGTCGGTCAGTTCGCCAGCGATATGCTGTACCACAGCATCCACCGGAGGCCAGAGCGCTGCACATTCGCAGCCATCCCCGCCATTGGCCGATCTTTCCATGTCTGCTATCACCCCTGATAGGAAAAACGCTGTGGTGCAGTTGCCACGGGTTGGGAATGCCGAAGGTGGTGTCtcaggagaggaggcactTCTAGACTCGGCAGAAACCCACGTGGTGTTTGGTGACACTCGAATAGCAGAGCCTACCTTGTCACTCAGCTCTGTAACCGCCAACAGGCACGGTGGGGAGAGCCCACAAGCCGAGAGCGGGGCGGCATTCGAGGCGTCCACGAAGGCAACGCCGCTACTGACGCAACCAGCGGATGTGTCGGAGAAACCAACGTTACCAACTGCTCCAGCGAGCTCAGGCCTCGACGCTGCTCGGCATGACAGGAGTGCTCGCAAGTGGTGCGCGGCAAGTGCGGAGTCGCCGGCGACCCCGAAGGCTGCCAATGCGCCACCCGCTTCTCGAAAGCGTCGTCGAGTCTCGTTGATGAGCCCTCACCGACAGTCCCGTCTTCCCGTCGAACAGTCggagagtgaggagaagcTCACCGAGGAAGCGGAACCGGCCCCTTCTTTGTCTGCACATCCTGGGGGCGGCCCGCTTCTTGCGACAGCAGTCGAGTGCATGAGTACGGCTTGCGCGGGTGAGGGGACCTGCAAGCGATTCACTTGGGCCCAGACTCACGCACCGGCGACGGTGTCTCTCGCGGTGCGGGCGAGCGGTGACGATGGAGAccaagaggaaaagaggcaggTTGTGCGGGTGCCACCCGGGGAGGCACACAAAAGAGACGCCGCTGATGTCGACGTTGGCAGTTCTTCCCTAGCAAATGAGCGAGTGGAACCCCTAAAGGATCTTCACAAGCCTTATGACCACCGCGCGCGCATAGCGTACGGAGCGCAGGCCGACTCAACAGCACACCCGTGTCCAAGGAATGCACCTCTGGTGACGAGTACCGGTCATGTTGGTGCAGATAGCGATGAAGAGGCATCCACAATGTCTCCGCCGCAGTTCTCTGTTGCGACAGGTGCGAGCGCTGCGACTggtcgcaccaccgccaactCACTGTCAGTCAGCAACCTCACAACTGACAGCGCTTTAGCGACCTCGGGTGTGAACAGCGCCAGGTCGAAGAGGAGCCCTCGTAATGCACAGGGGACAACATCAGCGCCGCGCAAGGAGACAGTGTCAAAGGTTCTAACGAAGGAGGCTGTCAcgcctgctccttctctgtctgcCCCCTCCAAGCCAGTGCTGAACCTCGCCGGCGTTAACGTTCAGGCACTCCTGGCCGAAGGTACTgaccctcctcccctgtacacacgccgccagcgtcgcaCGCGCCGGAGGTCAGCCCTCGCCGAAGATCACCCGCTGTTTGCTGAGCACCGCGACTTGTGGGAGAACGACCCGTCAGGTCGCATCTTCCCCAGAGCACCGTTTGCTAGCGATGCGGACGTGCTCAACTCGCTGATCGAGTGGACCGACTCACCGGCGTTGGTGTACGCGCAGCTCCTGTGGCGCTACGTGCCGGGGCTATTTTTGCGCTTGGCGATGCACGACGGCGACGTTACGCCGTGTGTGAAGGTGGAGCCCAAGGTAGACGCAGACACCCGTATGAAGCAGGAGAAGATGGAATGA
- a CDS encoding phosphatidylinositol kinase, putative (TriTrypDB/GeneDB-style sysID: LpmP.30.1810) produces the protein MADLLAATAAADVTTTGRTESPVTVSPPTPPPTSCIGSVWLGVYDRVSHTRFRIHVEDPIFICILSNTVVPVAESDGSLPFEMLEFVEYIDAYERERLRQAYAARHGANSSSFTAINTGVNAVSSSGTAGSGRSGAHGDTAVAATAAGSCGAGGVGLGSSAVHSGVSGIPSSGGLNSGAPVPRKLEETLRETLSENSDFFFRVSSVAYHLDPNTQGASACTAASAGAASGVIGNVGVGTRVPSRGEGRASVAAGGVASLFTNTIAAASATGPPPRRNYSVHSGYSAAFHLCGRLFADVYTDHCRTLAQKIACGFSALHVEDCVKFRKAVWSGFHLKALEPYRSGARSESNLELRWVSEKIRDDQHLFPSRSVAPQQQSSDASRLVDATLSYVANARLRVRPGSGVGGSASGSTGSSGTAGASGGGAAGKGSGGAAARAAVGSDAEENELNTFGLTKMLHNPSWQKDDESSDSCPSCGRVFVSLSRPLGTRAHHCRSCGVRLCVFCITKRAHYSFAKLAKPGSSDEAEERLVCDTCYKEYETVSQLHYLGALFAFAGLGFSDLVLCRTVNEQWREAAELCISEYRLLLHNCDADLHSVKTPVGILLQNSLFLLLGDGPTSSIPVVHHPEAALLLLKFIATENLWVPDASYYFIWRLSSSVLNRADTVLTTLPSLSSSVAPVVESKHRSFQLPVVPNFSHWHLFCTAFCSKIGASYFFVKCAELLCAAPAKVYDAYVASALERMTRVYLSTTPLWKRLAEANRATVAAFTARTSSPPTTTPLPLPTLSDVTEGQVVTVWLLDMLHKDALVPTQRRRFQQVLERVIPVVANSSLSLVFIMLLSLQSTYSYYGYDEDLFGLWRTRIVAEVGRKDPAARDRVLATLDFFNELDRFCAQSSVVNQTSVVGWIVAYCRRGAPKVSTSATGAKGEAVMPSARRIYQQSHIDLPHPILNPFKPYIMLKSIRLSGIKVAPNAASKPTWLAFSTWSAAEHLAHDAMKPVNNFGARTALTGVSHAEKSAEGRAKDTEGGPKPCTAHITSATVTSSVTTVRGVSPASLYDSLPQECMFLYKRENVERDQLMCISSRLLQMLLSSEIGNAEMLDYSVLPLSCDSGLIEKAEGRELSNLDNMDITSYVLYRGTQGCINFLASAKLFLLLNYIFSIGDRHKGNVLIGTNGALLHIDFRFIFSEKTFVEKLARSTVRIDDAFLAAVEQCQQRQGSAKCEPSTVATSSRPRGCASLPGASGGGGCVLPANPVRAPEPSSAEIRAAFFSSAAEWFVHVRPFAAVFYELWLYAVHRHTVPYNDGEMLNMLNTLFDRHASQTSSACKFSTTMTESVNVCRLKDVTHSSAEVLRTFADQVSRRVSESSVDAVKMMGSMWSSWWSRGR, from the coding sequence ATGGCCGATCTACtagcagccaccgccgcggcggatgtcaccaccaccggccgCACCGAAAGCCCTGTCACTGTCTCCCCGCCGACCCCGCCTCCGACAAGCTGCATCGGATCCGTGTGGCTTGGCGTCTACGACCGTGTGAGTCACACTCGCTTCCGCATCCACGTCGAGGATCCGATCTTCATATGCATCCTGAGCAATACAGTTGTTCCGGTTGCCGAGTCTGACGGCTCCCTGCCTTTCGAGATGCTAGAGTTTGTCGAGTATATCGATGCGTACGAGCGCGAGCGACTCCGGCAAGCCTACGCAGCGCGACACGGggcgaacagcagcagctttaCAGCCATCAACACCGGCGTGAATGCAGTGagtagcagcggcaccgctggtAGCGGAAGATCTGGAGCGCATGGCGACACGGCCgtcgcagcgacggcggcaggaTCATGTGGAGCGGGGGGAGTAGGATTAGGCTCCAGCGCCGTTCACAGCGGCGTCTCCGGTATTCCCTCCAGCGGAGGCCTCAACAGTGGCGCGCCGGTGCCACGAAAGCTTGAGGAGACGCTGCGTGAGACGCTGAGCGAGAACTCGGACTTCTTTTTCCGTGTATCGAGTGTGGCGTATCACCTTGACCCAAACACACAAGGCGCCTCAGCGTGCACGGCCGCTTCGGCAGGGGCGGCCTCTGGCGTAATCGGCAACGTCGGCGTCGGCACCCGCGTTCCCAGCAGAGGCGAAGGCCGCGCCTCTGTTGCAGCAGGTGGGGTGGCGTCTCTCTTCACAAACACTATCGCCGCGGCCTCGGCGACAGggccgccaccacgacgCAACTACTCCGTGCACAGCGGCTACAGCGCCGCGTTTCATCTGTGCGGCCGGCTCTTCGCGGACGTGTACACGGACCACTGCCGCACATTGGCGCAGAAGATCGCGTGTGGGTTCTCTGCTCTGCACGTCGAGGACTGCGTGAAGTTCCGCAAGGCGGTGTGGTCCGGCTTCCATCTGAAGGCGCTTGAGCCATACCGCTCTGGTGCACGCTCCGAGTCAAACCTCGAACTGCGCTGGGTGAGCGAAAAGATCAGGGATGATCAGCACCTTTTCCCCTCACGCAGTGTggctccgcagcagcagagctcgGATGCGTCTCGACTCGTCGACGCCACGCTGTCCTACGTCGCCAACGCGCGCCTTCGTGTGAGGCCCGGTAGCGGCGTTGGGGGTAGCGCCAGCGGGAGCACCGGATCCAGTGGCACTGCAGGTGCAtctggaggtggcgctgcaggcaAGGGCAGTGGCGGAGCCGCAGCTCGTGCGGCTgtcggcagcgacgcagaggAGAACGAACTGAACACGTTCGGCCTCACAAAGATGTTGCACAACCCAAGTTGGCAGAAAGATGACGAGTCGTCTGACTCATGCCCGAGCTGCGGACGCGTCTTTGTCAGCCTCTCGCGCCCCCTCGGCACCCGCgctcaccactgccgcagctgcggtgttcgcctgtgtgtgttctGCATCACCAAGCGGGCGCACTACTCCTTTGCGAAGCTGGCGAAACCCGGCAGCTCCGACGAGGCCGAGGAGCGCCTCGTCTGCGACACTTGCTATAAAGAATACGAAACCGTCAGCCAGCTGCACTACCTAGGCGCCCTCTTCGCGTTTGCTGGACTGGGGTTCAGCGACTTGGTGCTCTGCCGCACGGTGAATGAGCAGTGGCGCGAGGCCGCAGAGCTGTGCATCAGCGAGTATCGGCTGCTTCTGCACAACTGTGATGCTGACCTGCACTCTGTCAAGACACCGGTCGGCATTCTGCTCCAGAACAgcctctttctcctgctGGGCGACGGGCCGACGTCGTCTATTCCGGTAGTGCACCACCCCGAGGcggccttgctgctgctgaagttcATCGCGACGGAGAATCTGTGGGTGCCGGATGCCTCCTACTACTTCATTTGGCGACTGAGCAGCTCAGTGCTGAATCGCGCAGATACGGTTCTGACGACTCTGCCTAGTCTGTCGTCATCAGTTGCGCCAGTCGTGGAGTCAAAGCACCGCTCATTTCAGTTACCGGTGGTGCCCAATTTCAGCCACTGGCACCTCTTCTGCACCGCCTTCTGCTCTAAGATTGGCGCGAGCTACTTTTTTGTAAAGTGTGCGGAGCTATTGTGTGCTGCACCGGCGAAGGTGTACGACGCCTACGTGGCCAGCGCTCTCGAGCGCATGACGCGCGTGTACCTGAGCACGACGCCGCTGTGGAAGCGGTTGGCAGAGGCGAATCGGGCTACTGTCGCTGCCTTCACTGCCCGGacgtcgtcaccgccgacgacgacaccgCTTCCCCTGCCAACGCTGTCCGACGTGACGGAGGGGCAGGTGGTCACAGTGTGGCTGCTGGACATGCTGCACAAGGACGCACTGGTACCcacgcagcgtcgccgcttTCAGCAGGTGCTCGAGCGTGTCATTCCAGTCGTGGCAAACTCGAGCCTTTCCCTGGTGTTCATCATGCTCCTGTCGTTGCAGTCCACTTACTCGTACTACGGATACGATGAGGACCTGTTCGGCCTGTGGCGGACGCGCATTGTCGCGGAGGTAGGACGCAAGGACCCGGCGGCGCGCGACCGCGTCCTGGCGACGCTCGATTTCTTTAACGAGCTCGACCGCTTCTGCGCGCAGTCGTCGGTTGTGAACCAGACGTCGGTGGTGGGCTGGATCGTTGCGTACTGCAGACGCGGCGCACCAAAGGTATCCACATCGGCTACCGGCGCcaagggggaggcggtgatgccgTCGGCACGGCGAATCTATCAACAATCCCACATTGATCTTCCACATCCGATCCTGAACCCATTCAAGCCGTACATCATGCTCAAGTCGATTCGCCTCTCTGGCATCAAGGTGGCACCGAACGCGGCGAGCAAGCCCACGTGGCTGGCCTTCAGCACCTGGTCAGCCGCCGAACACCTTGCGCACGATGCCATGAAGCCAGTCAACAACTTTGGTGCCCGCACTGCACTGACAGGGGTGTCACACGCGGAGAAAAGCGCCGAGGGGCGGGCGAAAGACACCGAGGGAGGACCCAAGCCGTGCACTGCGCACATTACGTCTGCAACTGTCACGAGCTCGGTGACCACAGTTCGCGGCGTTTCGCCAGCATCACTCTATGACTCTTTGCCGCAGGAATGCATGTTCCTCTACAAGCGCGAGAACGTGGAGCGCGATCAGCTCATGTGTATCTCGTCCCGTCTGCTGCAGATGCTCCTATCGAGCGAGATAGGGAATGCGGAGATGCTAGACTACagtgtgctgccgctctcgtGCGACTCGGGGCTTATTGAAAAGGCGGAGGGGCGCGAGCTGTCAAACCTGGACAACATGGACATCACCAGCTATGTGCTGTACCGCGGCACTCAGGGCTGCATCAACTTCCTGGCCTCCGCAAAgctgtttcttctcttgaaCTACATCTTCAGTATCGGCGACCGGCACAAGGGCAACGTGTTGATCGGCACGAACGGTGCGCTGCTCCACATCGATTTCCGCTTCATTTTTTCGGAGAAAACATTTGTGGAGAAACTGGCCCGCTCCACGGTGCGCATCGACGATGCCTTCCTGGCTGCCGTGGAGCAgtgtcagcagcggcagggctCGGCGAAGTGCGAGCCCTCTACAGTAGCCACTTCATCACGCCCTCGAGGCTGTGCCTCGCTGCCCGGGGCatctggtggtggcggttgTGTGTTGCCTGCGAACCCGGTCAGGGCACCAGAACCTTCCTCCGCCGAGATTCGTGCAGCTTTcttcagctccgccgcgGAGTGGTTCGTGCACGTGCGCCCCTTTGCTGCGGTCTTTTACGAACTCTGGCTCTACGCCGTGCACCGCCACACGGTCCCGTACAACGACGGCGAGATGCTGAATATGCTCAACACGCTCTTTGACCGCCACGCGTCGCAAACCTCGAGCGCGTGCAAATTTAGCACGACCATGACGGAGTCTGTGAATGTGTGTCGTCTCAAGGACGTGACGCACTCCagcgccgaggtgctgcgcacctTCGCAGATCAGGTGTCACGGAGAGTGTCGGAAAGCAGCGTGGACGCTGTGAAGATGATGGGGAGCATGTGGAGTAGCTGGTGGTCGCGCGGACGGTGA
- a CDS encoding splicing factor 3A, putative (TriTrypDB/GeneDB-style sysID: LpmP.30.1790) — protein sequence MQTNALERIRALEADIERCIDSIVQQDLFADSIKNERHRILLDHFTLQQAGIVRYTAEKLLDVYLDEDDIVQAQNAPADSPDSIAAAVKEFEAKIADIREYHHTYRDLPPVRDELAVPNPRLLDDVFTVQERYGACFDVDAHYNRYSAFMVYTKSLAEGCASASAATKKGLAPLVPSSLLKWSSMWPGRLDFFSFTKALPQVLLHEVEAHRKVVGFALYKTFAAELLTYLEDFYHRIHPLKPVALERLMTEVESDAEKYWASLLESKAEVTSIAAAVSSEDDQTDVQDADGERANDREAGGTAGSSSKGRAVAPARIAVENKVACGLTIPPSLRHQVKKFSLWPLPLIEKVVQGVEQASDTSHSAAASASMYPASLADVKMVCIMEAKAAALLQSLLYTTLETTNKTLLRDYSRTIEELENDREVAEQEFLNSLGEVRQNSADTMEGTVAHAAEYNLKLALADSKGSGRGQLGKTSALAPGVPAPTAPELVLEEEEEQLIGENGEPIPRWLAQLHQLDKMFRCDVCGGAIYKGPKVFREHFGAERHAEGLRRLGVTHHLKSYEGITSIRQVVEMRERLTDGEGSFRKRLRDNTDNEEIQDARGHVVTAKEYLRLQQRRR from the coding sequence ATGCAGACTAATGCGCTGGAGCGCATCCGGGCATTGGAGGCAGACATTGAGCGCTGCATCGACTCTATCGTACAGCAAGACTTGTTTGCGGACTCCATTAAAAACGAGAGACACCGCATTCTACTTGACCACTTTACTCTGCAGCAGGCTGGCATCGTTCGCTACACTGCTGAGAAACTCCTCGACGTGTACTTGGACGAGGATGACATTGTGCAGGCTCAGAATGCACCGGCGGACAGCCCAGATAGcatcgcggcggcggtcaaGGAGTTCGAGGCGAAGATCGCCGACATCCGTGAGTATCACCACACTTACCGAGATCTGCCACCCGTAAGGGATGAGCTCGCCGTGCCCAACCCACGGCTGCTTGATGACGTCTTCACTGTCCAAGAACGCTACGGGGCCTGCTTTGACGTGGACGCGCATTACAACCGCTACAGTGCCTTCATGGTGTACACAAAGTCGCTTGCGGAGGGGTGTGCGTCGGCATCAGCGGCTACAAAGAAGGGGCTGGCCCCACTGGTGCCGTCCTCACTTCTCAAGTGGTCTTCGATGTGGCCTGGCCGATTGGATTTTTTCAGCTTCACAAAGGCACTGCcacaggtgctgctgcatgaGGTCGAGGCACACCGCAAGGTTGTGGGGTTTGCCCTCTACAAAACCTTTGCTGCGGAGCTGCTAACCTACCTGGAGGACTTCTATCATCGTATCCACCCTCTTAAGCCGGTCGCGTTGGAGCGCCTCAtgacggaggtggagagtGATGCGGAGAAGTACTGGGCATCCCTTCTAGAGAgcaaggcggaggtgacTAGCATCGCGGCGGCCGTATCCTCAGAAGATGACCAAACTGATGTGCAAGATGCAGATGGCGAGCGAGCGAATGACAGGGAGGCAGGCGGCACAGCTGGGTCGTCATCCAAGGGCAGAGCGGTGGCACCGGCACGCATTGCGGTAGAGAACAAGGTTGCCTGCGGGCTTACAATCccgccatcgctgcggcACCAAGTCAAGAAGTTTAGCCTATGGCCGCTGCCCTTGATagagaaggtggtgcaggGCGTAGAGCAGGCGAGCGACACTTCtcacagtgctgctgcatccGCGTCTATGTACCCTGCGAGTCTCGCTGATGTCAAGATGGTGTGCATTATGGAGGCCAAGGCCGCCGCTCTGTTGCAGTCGCTCCTTTACACCACCTTGGAAACGACCAacaagacgctgctgcgcgactaCAGCCGAACcatcgaggagctggagaatGACCGCGAGGTGGCTGAGCAAGAATTTCTCAACTCACTGGGGGAGGTGCGCCAGAACTCGGCCGACACAATGGAGGGCACCGTGGCCCACGCGGCGGAGTATAACTTGAAGCTGGCTCTCGCGGACAGCAAAGGCAGTGGCCGTGGCCAGCTCGGGAAGACGAGCGCGCTGGCGCCTGGCGTGCCAGCCCCCACTGCACCAGAGCTTGtgttggaggaggaagaggagcagctgatTGGTGAGAACGGCGAGCCCATTCCCCGCTGGCTCGCACAGCTGCATCAGCTGGACAAGATGTTCCGCTGTGACGTGTGCGGTGGCGCCATCTACAAGGGCCCGAAGGTGTTTCGCGAGCACTTCGGTGCGGAGCGTCACGCGGAGGGTCTGCGTCGCCTCGGCGTGACGCACCACCTAAAGAGCTACGAAGGCATTACTTCCATTCGCCAGGTCGTCGAGATGCGGGAGCGGCTCACCGATGGAGAGGGCAGCTTTCGAAAACGACTGCGAGACAACACCGATAACGAAGAAATCCAGGATGCTCGCGGTCACGTGGTGACGGCGAAGGAGTAtctgcgcctgcagcagcgtcggcgctga
- a CDS encoding hypothetical protein (TriTrypDB/GeneDB-style sysID: LpmP.30.1820) — protein sequence MAGTIPVSAPSFVTVTLTPAPGIHIGGASGAPESSSAAVKSKTLRVPVTASTTVRELAKGAVMRYLLSLRRTAKETDGVLRHLCRAGIAVTDVYLLLSSDASRTTTLEGEEAGSSDGGGALPVHMVELLYDDCVVQVVQVMKETVHMCFHAANAAAAKKSTTSSEQAVAAAGVQSSDEDRTTTVDALTEERAEKSNSISIVALPVAVAASGATRDGPDMLNRDGAIKNAVSSACVSDAVSDTAQASSSTPVIVRQRSKKTAHRVDSIEEESRSEEEEGAKEKEEWQNIALSIATLRERESQRIRWGPDAHKHFAANYVSSPEKIMIGRFKCGRRRPPAVQLHPTPNSSSTSSQGSVSDMRSPRSLRDTKNATETCSGSLSPRPVGAQETDTEEDQHWHQRHEHRHSPQHPCKHHRCNGDFSPRNKSSSINPTPEVLISTATTEPQRSQVTATPSALTVKKMYSAAEEATVEGRSLSLNSNRQEFLLYSAATPVGTAARTGTSPLLSSTVAKPVVAVVARQLSYEEDGTTALKHCPAVTKHSEATPVCRVQREIQG from the coding sequence ATGGCTGGCACCATCCCCGTCTCCGCACCGAGTTTTGTCACGGTGACATTGACACCGGCACCGGGCATCCACATTGGAGGTGCTTCCGGAGCGCCAGAGTCGTCTTCCGCAGCAGTGAAGTCCAAGACGCTGCGTGTACCTGTCACCGCTTCGACGACGGTGCGCGAGCTGGCTAAGGGCGCCGTAATGCGctacctcctctccctgcgtCGCACCGCGAAGGAGACCGATGGTGTCCTGCGTCATCTCTGCCGCGCCGGGATCGCTGTCACGGATGTCTACCTTTTGCTCTCCAGTGACGCCTCGCGAACGACTACGCtcgagggggaggaggcaggcagcagcgatggaggtggcgcGTTGCCCGTCCACATGGTCGAGCTTCTCTACGATGACTGcgtggtgcaggtggtgcagGTGATGAAGGAGACAGTCCACATGTGCTTCCATGCGGCgaacgctgccgcagcgaagaagagcacgaCCTCGTCGGAGCAGGCggttgcagctgcaggagtgcAGAGCAGCGATGAGGACAGAACCACAACGGTGGATGCCCtgacagaagagagagcagagaaatCCAACTCCATCAGCATTGTCGCACTAcccgtcgctgttgctgccagTGGCGCTACCCGTGACGGCCCAGACATGCTGAATAGAGACGGGGCCATCAAGAACGCAGTGTCTTCTGCCTGTGTATCGGACGCGGTCTCAGATACTGCgcaagcgagcagcagcacgccggtCATCGtcaggcagcgcagcaagaAGACTGCGCACAGGGTCGACAGtatcgaggaggagagtcgctcggaggaggaggagggggcgaaagagaaagaggagtgGCAGAACATTGCGCTGTCGATTGCAacgctgcgcgagcgcgagTCACAGCGCATTCGATGGGGCCCAGACGCTCACAAGCACTTCGCCGCCAACTACGTGTCAAGCCCGGAGAAGATTATGATCGGTCGGTTCAAGTGTggccggcggcggccaccaGCGGTACAGTTGCATCCGACACCAAATTCGTCTTCGACATCGTCTCAGGGCTCCGTCTCGGACATGCGGTCGCCGAGGTCTTTGAGGGACACCAAGAACGCCACCGAGACCTGTAGCGGCAGTCTGTCACCACGACCGGTGGGAGCTCAAGAGACGGACACCGAAGAAGACCAGCACTGGCACCAACGGCATGAGCACCGACACTCACCACAACACCCGTGcaagcaccaccgctgcaacgGTGATTTCTCTCCGCgcaacaagagcagcagcatcaatCCCACACCCGAGGTGCTGATCTCGACCGCCACGACGGAGCCCCAGCGCTCACAGGTGACAGCTACTCCATCAGCTCTCACTGTAAAGAAGATGTATTCAGCGGCTGAAGAGGCGACGGTGGAGGGGCGGTCGCTATCTCTCAATAGCAATCGGCAAGAATTTCTTCTGTACTCTGCCGCTACACCGGtgggcactgctgcgcgcacCGGCACGTCGCCTTTGCTCTCCAGCACTGTTGCAAAGCCTGTTGTAGCGGTTGTCGCTCGCCAGCTCAGCTATGAGGAGGATGGTACTACAGCGCTGAAGCACTGCCCAGCAGTGACCAAGCATTCAGAAGCCACTCCAGTGTGTAGGGTGCAGCGTGAGATTCAGGGATAG